A region of the Candidatus Zixiibacteriota bacterium genome:
ACAAGAAAGGGTCAGGCAGAGAGGGATTCATAAAAGAAACCTGGGGAGAAAATTCTACCAAGCCGAAAGAAAAGGAATTGAAAAGCAAGCTTACGCCTTTGCAGTACAAGGTGACCCAGGAATGCGGCACAGAACCTCCATTTGAAAACGAGTACTGGAACAATAAAAGAGAAGGGATATATGTTGACGTGGTTTCTGGCGAGCCTTTGTTTTCGTCCAGGGATAAGTATAATTCAGGGACCGGCTGGCCCAGCTTTACCCAACCACTTGAGCCAGGGAATATCGCGGAGCAAGAAGATACGAGCTTGGGAATGACAAGAATGGAAATAAAAAGTAAGGGAGGAAATTCTCATCTGGGCCATTTATTTGACGATGGTCCAGCACCCACAGGGCAAAGATACTGCATGAACTCCGCCTCTTTAAGATTTATTCCAAAAGAGGACCTGGAAAAGGAAGGGTACGGTAAATACAAAAAGCTGTTCGAAAAATAAGGTTAATCTACCAGAATGGTCTGTCCATTGGTTTTCTTGTTGTCCTTGCGTTCCTTTTGTTCCGTCAGGAGCTACTCCTGCTGGTAAACAAGTTAATTTATCTGGCCCATGGCTTTATACAGAGGCATAAAGGTGGAGAGTAAAATTAAGGCGGCAAAAGCCCCGAATCCAATCAAGATCATAGGCTCCAGCAAAGACAAAACCCTTTTTGTTGCTCTCTGAATGTCTTTCTCAAAATATTCGTTTACCTTAAGAAGTTGTTTATCCACCATCCCGTTTTCCTCTCCTAAAGCTACCATACTAACCATAAAGGGTGGAAAAGGAAGCCCTTTCATCGACTCGGAAAGTGATTCTCCCCGGTTTATTCTTTCCTGCATTGTTTCCACTGCGCGGATGATGCTTTGATTTCCGATTGTTCCCTTGAGCAATTCCAAAGAAGGGACAAGGCCAAAACCGGTTTTCAGCAGCAGAGAAAGATAATGGGAAAATTTGGCTAAGACAGTCTTCTGTACTACTGGGCCGAAGAGGGGGAATCTTAACTTCATAAAACTCATAGTGTATTTTCCGTTTTCAGTTTTGGAATAAATGAAAAGCCCGATCCCTGACACCAGGAAAAAAAGAATGATAGGAATCCAGAACGCTCTTACCATACCGGTACTGGCCATAATCGCCCGGGTGAGAAAAGGTAAAGGTGCGCCTAACTCCTTCACCAGCGCCATCATTTTGGGCATAAGATAAAAGG
Encoded here:
- a CDS encoding type II secretion system F family protein codes for the protein MSEFTYKAVDQKNKQVKGSCQAKNLQEAEGEIRQMGLYPVQVSKKVEKKGFGLSKKIKKRDLLSFTIQLQLMLSAGLPILRAFSNIAAQERNPKFRSVIVDIAKRIEGTGSLGESISAYPQIFPPFFVGSIRAGEQGGHLNDILEELVKSIENQEELESSLKQAMIYPILIMVVMSGVAGFYAFYLMPKMMALVKELGAPLPFLTRAIMASTGMVRAFWIPIILFFLVSGIGLFIYSKTENGKYTMSFMKLRFPLFGPVVQKTVLAKFSHYLSLLLKTGFGLVPSLELLKGTIGNQSIIRAVETMQERINRGESLSESMKGLPFPPFMVSMVALGEENGMVDKQLLKVNEYFEKDIQRATKRVLSLLEPMILIGFGAFAALILLSTFMPLYKAMGQIN